The DNA sequence attcatttgatgcgcgcaacgattcaattaaagatctcttcaagtaattaatatcttcaattcttaattattgctcgcattaattaaattgatgatagcattatttTCTTCAGCTgtattgatgcgcgctttaattgaattaatgatctcttcaaatgaattaatgatatcaacaattgaattgatgcgcgctacaattcaattgaagagagcaataattgatataatgcgcgcattaaatcaattgatgagagcaataattgaattgatgcgcgcattaattcatttgatcagagcaataattgatttaatgcgcgaattaattcaattattgctctcttccattgaatcaatgatatttaattcatttgaagagagcaataattattttagagagaGAAACTATACAATTAAAGATATGGTCAATTCAACATAtacacaattgaattaataatatctttaattgaattgtcgctcgctttaaaagaattgatgcgtgcattaattccttatacaaaagcattgtaaataattaaagatttcttcaattgaattaaagagatcatcaaattatttataccgagctctaaattaattattgcgagcaatatttctacgaaattgcatgatgctctcatcaattgaattgaagagagcaataattgaattaatgcgcgcatcaaatttattattgctctcattaattcaattgattcACACATCAACTGaattgaaaagagcaataatttaattaatgcgcgcattaaatcaattattgctctcattaattcaattgatgcgcgcattaattcaattgatgagagcaataattgaattgaagtgcgcattaattcagttgatgagaacaataatgatttaatgcgcgcattaattcaattaaagagagcaataattgaactgatgatatcttcaaataattgaagatatcctcaattatttgagttgatgttaatttggcgctccatatactTTCTCTCCACACATTCCTGCCTGATGACTTTATTTACACATGTCCAAATGGAAATTGAACTGAACTTCCTGGTATGGGGGTAAAACTCCAATCTTGTCGCAGAGTTGTACTTGTATTTGTCTAGAAGGACTGGACACTATCTTGTCGCTGGTTGGTACCCCCTGCGGAACTGGCGACTTTGTCTGGACCTGGGATTGGACTTCGACTTCTGGTCGTTTTTTGCTGCCATGTTTTGATCGTACCGGTGACATACTTAcaccaattaaaaaaattctaataacACGTATGAAAAATCTTTGTATTATTGATTTAGTTGCAAGCCACCACGTGTGCTAACATTAAAATCTGCTCAAATCATCAAATTGTGAAACCATCCTTGATATTagattgtaaaattttcatctAACTTGATTAAACTTAACGATTTCGAAATTAGAAACACTATCCTCCTTATTTAaccaaaataattttcaaaaatttctgtTCAAAATTGAACTGACCTTCTTCGGTGGATGCTGAATTGAAATGTCTTCTATAGACATTAATATAACGGACACCTAGCCATGCCGTGATCTCAACTCGTTTATTTCCGttctaaacataaaaataaaaagagaacACGTATGGTCAACCTGACAATATCCGGATTATTCAAATACATTACATCCTCCTCCTTAAGATAAAGAATAAATCATTCACCAATATAGTTACACATTAACTTGGGGAAAAAAAGTTTGTGAATGTCAATTCTGCAAAATTTAAATGTCTTattgaattaacattttcaaaatcatatgCTTGTTATGATACCTTCATATACATAAACTCATGAATTAATACTACAAACTGCATGAACATCATGATCATTGTTACAAAGTTATTTCACATATTCAGAAAGGTAGGTAGGTGGTTTGGTAACCCTTCCAGATCTGGTAACGTTTCTGGACGAAATAGAATTTTCTGGTTTGGAACGCGCACTGATATTCATGGATACATTACCAGATTTCACATTTTCACTCACACTTTGAACATAATCGCTCATTGGTTCCATTCCCGGTTGTTCGTATTCCGATGTTTCCACTTCTGGTGGTGAAATATGGAATCTTGTTTCGTTGCTTTTCAACATCTGACTCCTGTTTCTTCTTACTGTGTTCCCTTGCTGATTTAAAACGTTGTACGAGTGGTTTCCGAAGTCCTTTTGAATTACAGCTGGTTCCCACTGACGATTGTCTGGATTCTGTATACGGATAACTTCTTTATCCTCAACATGCGGTAATTTTGCACACTTTCGGTCATGGAAATATTTCTGTTTCATCTGCCGAAGTTGAAGTTTGGATTGTGGAGACGTCAGTGAATTTGGTTCCAACCCCACTTTGGTTGTTGGTAGTTTTGAACGAAGAGTTCTGTTCATCAATAACTGTGCAGGCGACAGGACAACTCCACCAATAGGCGAGTTTCGGTATTCCAGAAGAGCAATATTTGGGTCACCATTACTCTCTTCTGCCTTTTTCAGTAAGTTTTTTACGGTTTGAATACAGCGTTCCGCTTGACCATTTGAACGTGGATAGCGGGGGCTGGATGTTTTGTGCGTGAACTCCCATTCAGATGCAAACTGTTTGAATTCTTGACAACTGAATTGTGGTCCGTTGTCCGAGAATAGCTCTAAGGGTATGCCTTGTCTTGAAAACACTGTTTTGCACGCAGCAATAGTGGAACATGCTCTCATATCTGGTAGAGGTATAATATCTGGATATTTCGAGTAATAGTCCACAAATAACACATAATCTTTGcccttaaaatgaaatatatcagcTCCAACTTTGGTCTAAGGAGTAGAGGGTATCTCATGAGGTATGAGTGATTGCTTTGTGTTTGATTTGCGAAATGAGTTGCACACTCCACACGATTTAATCAACTGCTCTAAGTCCTAGTTCATGTTTGgccaaaatatgatatttctgGCTCTCTGCTTGGTTTTGACTATACCCAGGTGAGGTTCATGTAACTTCCTCAACATTTGGTGACGTAGTAACTTGGGAATCATCACTGCTGGCCCTTTGTACAGTAAACCATTTAGAACTGTTATTGCATCTCTGTAGTTCCAAAATATTCTTACATCTGCTGGAACTTGTACCCGAGATTCTGGCCATCCCAGTCGCACTATGTCGGCCAATGTCTGAAATTGTTTATCAGACTCAGTTGCGTCCTTCAGCTCCTGAAGTTTTCCTTCCGTCATAGGAAGCTCCTGCTCAATGAAATTGATGTCTATGTCCTCATCAACCAGTGATTCTGTACACTCTTGTAAGTAAGCCCTGCTTAACGCATCGGAAATGAACATTTCCTTTCCCGGAACGTATTCCTAAGCAACGTCGTAACGTTGTAAACGCATAAGCATCCTCTGTAGTCTATGAGTAGCTTGATATAGTGGTTTGCGATGAATCGCTAGCAACGGTTTGTGATCTGTTTCTATGGTAACCGAACGTCCATAGATGTAGTGGTGAAATTTTTCACATCCATAGATAACTGCGAGCATCTCTCGTTCTATCTGTGCATACCTCTGCTGAGTCTCTGTCAGTGCTCGTGAAGCGTATGCGACGGGCTGTCCGTTCTGCAATAATACTGCACCCGATCCTTTGGAACTCGCATCCACAGAAATGATGAATTCCTTTTGAAGATCATAAATGCGAAGAACTGGTGCTTGCGTTAATAAGTTTTTCAGTTTCGCAAAACTGTCAATTTGCTGTTTGTCCCAGTGCCACAAAACGCCACTTTTTGTAAGCAATCGGAGAGGTTCAGAAATCTCTGCTAGGTTTGGTATGAATTTCGACATATACTGCACTAGTCCAAGAAATCGGCGCACACTTTGAACATCTGTCAGTTCTGGCATGTTTACAATAGCACGAACCTTTTCCGGATCAACCTTGAGTCCATCTCTCCCTATGACGTGACCAACGTATTTCACTTCAGGTAGAACAAGGATATCGTCTACTAGACACTCCACACCAGGTAAGTCTTTAAAAAAACCTCCTGTAATCGTTTCGAGAACACTTCTGACGCTGAAGTTATTCCAAACGGAAGTCGTAGATATCGGTATCTACCGAATGGTATGTTAAAAGTGAGTGCCTTTGAACTTGCGTCGTCTAGTTCAATATGCCAAAAACCATGCGTAGCATCAAATCTTGAGAACACTTCAGCGTTCGGTAGTCGTTCAATGATTTCCTCCACAGTAAATAAGTAGTAATGTTCTCGCTTTATGTGCGGATTCAAGTCTTTTGGATCCAAGCATATACGAATTTTCCCTGGTTTCTATACTGTTACCATACTGTGAACCCAATCCGTAGGAATATCCTGTTTTGCGATCACGCCCAATTTTTCCATGCGTTGAAGTTCATCACGTACAGAACTGTGTAAAGCTGCCGGCACTTTCTTTGGTGGGTGTATCACTGGCGTTGAATTCGGATCAATTTCAATGTGATATTTTTCTGGTAGATGTACTAATCCACTGAAAACATCCTGATACTGTTGCAGTAGTTTGTCCTTTGTTACACGAACATCCGCACTTTCTATGGAATCTGCTGGTATGTGTTGGATTAATCCTAGGCGTGCACATGATTTTTGCCAAGTATCGGTGTACTTCCTTATGCAGTGATGTAAAACGGAAGTGTACGTTCTACTTTACGGATTCGGCATCTGATATCAATCTTTCCCTCTGGGTTCATGACTTCACCATTATAAGTGTACAGGTTCACTTTCACTTTTCGTAAATGCTTCGGAGAGATGTGTAGTTCTTTGAACACATTCCTTGGTATTATATTCACCTGAACTCCTGTGACCAGCTTGAATGTAACCGGTACTTTGTTAATGCTCACTGTCTCAGTCCATGGTACCTCTTCCTGAATAGTGTCCACATTCACTATGCCCAAGTATAGGTCATGTGATTCCTCTTCCACGTAATGCACAGATTTTGGTGCCTTATTacagtattttgcaaaatggttACGGCCTTTGCATTTGTAACAATTCTTGTTGTACGCAAAACATTTCCCTTTCTCATGTTGTTTTCCACACTTACTACATGCATTCAGTTTGTTAGTGTTTGAGTGAACGTGAGCTGTTTGTTTTCTGGTACTACCGCAGTTCTGTAGTTTTTCAGGTTTTCTAGTCACAACATGAGCAGCTTCAGCAGTTGATGGTTCTTTGTGTAAACTTTTCAATTGCTGTTTGGAAACTTCAGAAGCACGGCAAATGTCTAAACACTTAGTTAATGATAAATCTGCTTCCAGTAGTAGCCTTGCTCTGCATGCTTCACTCGAAATACCACACACTATCCTGTCTTTAATCAAGGAGTCTTTCAAATCACCAAATTCACATTGTATGGCTTTGTTTTTTTAGGTCAGTGACATAATTATCGATTGTTTCATGACTTTCTTGATTTCGTGTGAAAAATAAATGGCGTACATACGTTAAGTTCTTACGTGGTTCAACGTAGTCTTGAAAGTTTTTGAACACTACCTCCAGTTTTTCAGCATCCTCCTCAGGAATGTTGAATGTGTTGTAAATACGTCTCGCTTCGACACCAGCAACATGTAAAAAGGTAGCAACCTTCACTTTTCCCGCCTTTTCGTCGATCCCTGAGGCTACCAAGTATAGGCGAAATCCTTGCAGCCATTCTTTCCAATTTTCAGCTAAATTCCCTTCAAAACTTAACTGCGACGGTGGTTTTAACTGATCCATTGTTTTGGTACGTCAAAGTTTTCTTCTGACACCATGAAATGTCTTCTATAGACATTAATATAACGGACACCTAGTCCAAACACCAACATTTAGCCATGCCGTGATTTCAACTCGTTTATTCCCGTTCTAAACATaacaataaaaatagaacacgtATGGTCAACCTGACAATATCCGGATTATTCAAATACATTACTCTGAATGAATGGAAAAGGAGGAAGTGAGGATGTGTTATGTCGGAGTAATGCACGTGATGCTAATATGATTCCGGAACAATATTTCCGGATTGAAAAACAAGGCAGATGGACTTTAGAAAGATATAATAGTAAACAATACGTTTTTCCAAACACTATTGCAAATATATGGCTTAAAGAAAGACACATAGTTATAGAAAAACTGAAATATGTGTAAAtagatttgttttaaaatcaacaaattcGAAAACATATTCATTCTTGTTATCTTTGATTTTCATTTaagaaaggcgaatataacgattgattgatgtatttcagtcatatggagacgtcaccattgcaggtaaaaggctgcaaaatttcggcctatgctcggcgcttatgacctttgagcaaggagggatctttatcgtgccacacctgctgcgacacggggcatcggtttttgcggtctcatcagaaggaccgcccatttagtcgccttctacgataAGCATCGGGatcgaagataacgaacagtgatcaatctcataactcctataagcaatacaaaatagaaagttgggcaaacacggacccctggagataccagaggtggaattaggTGCCCAGAAGGATCAAGCATCcattgtcgaccggtcacacccgccgtgagcccaatatcttgatcaggtaaacggaggtatctgtagtcaaaatcagtgtgccaagaacggcctaacaatcggcttGAAAaagtcagatagcatttgacctaatgataggttgtattggcaaactagatcgttataacgaccatagaatttgcgaaatgctgattttaaacgagactgttggaactcctgcaccatcaacttgtttgtcagtagcctgcttcgatttaaaaactgaccatacgtagaacaagcccatgtgtatcgaatcagttgagagatgtaaataCGATATGCACGAGAAAAAGGGATtactacacaaatatgggaaataaTGTGTCATTTTTCCCCTTACAGGTATGCAGACTATGAGGagtaaatattcaaaatctCACCCTCACTACTGTATATACTGTGGATTTCGGAtaacacaaaaacaaataaGAAGGCGCTTAACGCAAACGACGAAAATTACGATGAATCCTTCGTTTTGACGAACTTCTAAAAGCTCTTTATACATCTCATAATACTGCAGTCAGACAAATTCCCAACGGAATTCCTAAACACCTTCCAGAAAATAGTGAGGAGTGTCTCCTGCACATTTTTAACACCATTTGGGGAAAAAGTTATATTTCCACCAACTTGGAACCAAGCATTCATTATTCCCATTCCAAAACCCAATCATACAAGTACAAACATTTATCGGCCTATCGCATTAACTAATTATGTTTGTAAAACCACGGAACGGATGAATAATGAACGATAAATATGGTTTCTTCAGATaagcaacattctgaaaaatatataaaaatacgcGTTCCACTGATCACTTGCAGGTGCGATTTAAATCTTTTATACAAAAAAGGTTAACAAAGAACACCCTGTATCCATAGTCTTCGACTTGAAAAAGACATATGATACGACTTAGAAACATGGTATATTACAAGATATGATATTGGTCTCCGTGAACAATTTTCGATATTTGTTCAAAATTTcctaaaagattttttttttcaacattcaCTTAGGATCACCCTCTCGGACAGTTATGAACAGGGGATGGGTGTCCCAAAAGGCAGCATTTTATCGGTAACATAAGCGAGACTTACACATTGATCAACTATTCTACGTTTTACGGCAGACGACAGGACACTTAACAAGAGTTAGCATTACCACAGTATTTTGGGCTACGTAGCGGGTCAGTTAACGGTGTCTTCGGCTACGTTGTTGTATTTAGCGCTAATTACGCTATATGATCCTCCCCGCACCTCAGTAAAATTTCGTTCCGTTTTGGCTATCGGACTAGCCGACCCTCGGAATAGTGGGGCTTCGAACCAGTAAACCTTTAAACTAATGGGTCATCAGAGTAATGAACATTCAAACTAGTGGACCGTGACTGTTTAAAGGTGGAAAAAATAAGGTATATAACTAGCGTGTTTCGGAACAATGTAAGGTACAACAGATTAAGACTTCAAATATTCCaggaaaatattaaatgtttcaGTTACGTTGCCTATGACCTTAGAATTGAAGCACACCCCTTATACAAGTAGCCAGAGCACTAGTATAAATGCGACCTTTATGTTTCGTACGTCTCTATATTGGACTACACGAATATGGCACTGAGACCAATTTATGTAGTGCTATAGGATGTCCGAAGACATTGGTAATAGAAGGTTTCTACTTGACATTCACCTGTCGCGGTGGATCAGTGGTTCGAGCGGCCAACTCGTGACTTGGAGATGGTGAGGAGTTCGAGCCCCGCACATATCTTGGCTGTGTCCGATCTAATATGTGACTGCTTCGTCTCCAAACGTTTGGCATATAGACTTGAAAGTAGAGGGTTTTGGAAGATATACTTTCAATCGCGACAGGTGTAGGCCTTACGCGTAGCGCTACGACCTTGATGGTcatgcataggtctaaatttacaGCACTTCATTTCCAGCTGGTGAcgtctatatatataaataattcttCATCGAACATAAAGcaaataataaaatacaattatatttGACACTTGATTTAATCTCAACTGCCTCTCTGTTACAACTCTTGCTTTGTTCGTTTTGATTTATCCAGTCTTCTTGTtatgaattaaagaaaataggaaataaaatgaagatttgattttttttattttgaaagaggAAGTTTGCGTATCTCTTCATagtaaatatatagatatagtcATAACCCTCATAATGTCTTTGTAACATGTAATGTGTCAGTTACATATGTATACACAAGTGTACAAGTCTATGTCCGTGTTCCTGTTTGTCTAAATATCTTTAGAATTCTAGCAAGGTTAACTATCTCAAGAGAGATGTAGTTACCTTCCCCACGCCAGTCTGTACACATAGTTCTCAGAAGACCAGCTCACACGTGGATCTAACTTTTGAAAACTGCGCTGATCATATCAACAGTTTAAGTGCAAACTTCATTTAATGAAGATACGTCGAAAGAATGATGAATTTCGCTTCTCTGTGGTCTTCGCAATAGTTGCAATACACGAAAACAAACAGGATACCTCAACTTTATCTTCACAGTAAACCTCAAAGTAGTCATGGAGCAGCATTTGGGAGGTGAGTTTGATGGCTTCTCTTCTGGAGACGCTTCTGGTTTGTTTTCCCATCGACAGAATCCCGACAAGAACGATTGGAATGGACTTTCCAAGAAACTGTCGAATTTCGGGAATCCATACGGATTGTGCGTTTTCAAAAGATTTCCTTTTCTGAACATCGTAGCAGATGACGATGACGTTACTGTCCTTGAAGGCAAATTTCCGCATCTGGTCAAAGTCATGCTGACCCGGCAAATCAAAAATGGAAATGCTACTTTTCTTTCCGTTGCAAACCGTTTCGCCTAAAATGAAAGAAACAAGCACCGTAAGTAGGGTTACCTATCTAGGTAATGCAAAGACAGTAAAGAAATAATATGTTCAAAATATGCAACACAGAAGATTACATACCATAATAATTCTCAAAGATTGTAGGAGTATACTGTTCGTCTTCTTTCTCGCCAATGAAGGTTTTGGTCAAGCGAGTTTTGCCAACGCGGGCATCGCCAACAATAGAACATTTCAGATATGAGGCTTTCATCTCgattaaatgtttacaattcCAGTTGATTACGCATGCTTTCAGCTTTTATAGTAGTTTGTTTGGGCGTTTCTGTAGCGATCATAGACTGCTTACTGTTGTTAAGGATACGTAAAAGGTAAGGGAAATGGGCGGTTCATAtcgttatatttacatttgccaatgcacttctttatatgacagtactaatgaaattgacattcaatTTCTTGTAACATGAAGTTGTTCACGTGATCAATCTTTTCTTGCATATGAATACAATCATCGCATCACAAGTCAGTTCCTGTactttcacct is a window from the Ostrea edulis chromosome 5, xbOstEdul1.1, whole genome shotgun sequence genome containing:
- the LOC130054990 gene encoding ras-like GTP-binding protein RhoL gives rise to the protein MHEKLRDSRTDLDEVQMKASYLKCSIVGDARVGKTRLTKTFIGEKEDEQYTPTIFENYYGETVCNGKKSSISIFDLPGQHDFDQMRKFAFKDSNVIVICYDVQKRKSFENAQSVWIPEIRQFLGKSIPIVLVGILSMGKQTRSVSRREAIKLTSQMLLHDYFEVYCEDKVEVSCLFSCIATIAKTTEKRNSSFFRRIFIK